From Rhodococcus sp. B7740:
GCAGCGATAGCCTGTTACAGCGCAGTCGGATTCGAGCCGGTCGGGATCATGCGTCGATACGAGAAGGGCCCGAGCGGCTGGCACGACAGCCTGTTGATGGACTTGATCGTCGAGTAGCTATCGGTGGTTCGCCGGAGTGGAGCCCGCGGAACGACCCGTGGGGCCAGGAAGTGTCAGTCGGAACCGCGCGCCGGTAGGCCCTGCGGCACAGACGAGTTCGCCGCCATGAGCGCGCGCCAGTGTGCGCGCTATGGACAACCCGAGCCCGACGCCGCCGGAAGAACGGTCACGCGCAGCATTCAGCCGCACGAGCCGTTCGAAGATCCGCTCACGATCGGCTTCGGCGACACCGGGACCGTCGTCGTCGACGGTGACGAACGCCTGTGAATCGGTTCCTGTCGTCACTCGGACGCTACCGTCCGGCGGCGTGAAGCGAGCGGCGTTGTCGAGTACGTTCGACAGAACTTGCTCGATGCGGCCGACGTCCACCCTGACCGGCACCGGTTGCGAGGCGTCGACCTCGAACCGGACCTGCGGGGACAGCAGTGCAGCACGCTCGACGGTGCGTCGGACCACGTCGGCGAGATCCGCGTCGGACAACTCCAGCTCCGAAGTGTTCTCTGCACGAACGGAATCGAGCATGTCGCCCACCAGGCGCGAGGCCCTGGCGGACTCGCCGACCAGCAACTCGCTCCACCTGCCGACCCGATCGGGGCGGTGCTCCGCGTCGCGCTGCAACGACTGGGCCAGCGCCGAGATCCCGGCCACGGGTGTGCGCAATTCGTGTGCCGCGTCGGCCAGGAATCGGCGCATGTCCTCCTCTGCCCGACGCGCCGACTGGGCTGCCGCAGCTTCCTTGCGCTCGGCATCCTCGAGGGCGTCGAGCATCTCGTCGACGGCCGATGCGGTGCGGCCCAGGTCGGTCTTCGGCTTGGACGGCAGTAGCCGTCGCCCTCTGTCGCCGTTGGTGATTCGGCGTGCGACCGACGTCATCGAGTCCAGGGGGGACAAGGCGCGCCTGACCGCGTAGATCAATGCGGCGGCGGCCAGTAGCAGAGTGACTGCACCGGCACCCACCATGAGAATGCGCAATTGTCGGCGCACATCTGCGATCGCGGTGGTGTCGCCGAGCAGTGACAGCGTCGATCCATCGGGCAGGGGCTCGGTGATTTCCAACGAATCCGACGGCGGGGCAGGAGGATCGGGTGGACCGGGAGGGCTGGGAGCCTTCGACTGGCCGGCGGGCGGAGCCGGGGTCGCGGGCCTGATATCCGGGCCGGGCGGTCCGCTGCCGGGTACGCCGTATACCGTGCCGTCCGCGGCG
This genomic window contains:
- a CDS encoding sensor histidine kinase: MNRTPTPSLRTRVVATVVVLFAILLVIVGSSVDVVLGQQLRRDLEARLTDRASRAVELVDSGVGPGDLVQALQGDAIRVRVTAADGTVYGVPGSGPPGPDIRPATPAPPAGQSKAPSPPGPPDPPAPPSDSLEITEPLPDGSTLSLLGDTTAIADVRRQLRILMVGAGAVTLLLAAAALIYAVRRALSPLDSMTSVARRITNGDRGRRLLPSKPKTDLGRTASAVDEMLDALEDAERKEAAAAQSARRAEEDMRRFLADAAHELRTPVAGISALAQSLQRDAEHRPDRVGRWSELLVGESARASRLVGDMLDSVRAENTSELELSDADLADVVRRTVERAALLSPQVRFEVDASQPVPVRVDVGRIEQVLSNVLDNAARFTPPDGSVRVTTGTDSQAFVTVDDDGPGVAEADRERIFERLVRLNAARDRSSGGVGLGLSIARTLARAHGGELVCAAGPTGARFRLTLPGPTGRSAGSTPANHR